The Magnetococcales bacterium genome segment CTCTACGAAGTCAGTAAAACATTTTCAGACCAAAAAGGCTGTCAAGTCTTATTTGCGGCAGGGTGCTGAATAGTTACTTTTGATTTATGAATATTTTTGCAGCTCTTTTGAGAAGAAACAGTAATCATTGCGCCCCTTCTTTTTGACCGCATACATCGCCATATCAGCCTTCTGTAGCAATATCTGGGGATTGTCTCCATCCATCGGATAGAAACTGATACCGATGGATGAGCCGATCTGGCAAGTATTCCCCTCCAGATCAAAGGGTATGGTCAGCTGTTGGATAATCTTGGCCGCCACCTGCCCGGCATCCTCCCGCTGGGAAAGCCCTGGCAGCAACACCGTAAATTCATCCCCCCCCAACCGGGCCACCGTGTCCACCTCCCGAAGACAACCCTGAATTCTTGAGGCAGCCTGAATCAACAGACGATCCCCTACATCGTGGCCCAGGGTGTCGTTGACCGCCTTGAACCGATCGAGGTCCAAAAAGAGCAGGGCCAGATCCTTCCGGTCCCGACGGGCCCGGGCCAGATCACGCTCCAGACGATCCTCAAACATTTTTCGGTTGGGTAGATTGGTGAGAGAATCATAGTTGGCCAGATGGCGGATATGCTCCTCAATCCCCCGGCGTTCGATCAAGCTCGCCAGAGTAATGGCCACAGTGGTCAGAAAGGCCTCTTCTTCCGAATCCCGCAAATGATTGTCCGCCACAGCCAGAAACATAACGGCGAGGAGTTTTTCCCGGGAGCGAATCGGCACACAGTAGTAGTTGCCCGCAAGCCCAAAATGGTCAGCTCGCCCACCACCCGATCCACCCTCTCTATTGATGAAGGTAATACGCCCCTCTTTCACCCCATGGCCACAACCACAGCCACCGAGAACCATTTCACCCCCTGATGGCAAAGACTCTTCCCCAAGCCCACGCCCGGATGAGAGCACCAGCTTTTGCCGCTGGCCATCCCACAAAAAAACAGCCCCCTCGGTACGCACAGCCAAAGTGGGCACGGTCAGAATGATATTCAGAGCCACATGGAGCTGTTTTTCCAGAGGAAGGGTTTCCAGACCGGTTTCGAGCAGAGCACTGATGGCGATGCGAAAGACAAAGGCCCGATGGTTTTTATCCTCCAACACCTTGCGATCAGAAATATCCCGAATGAAAGCCGAAAAAAAAGTCTCCTCTTCCAACTTCCAACTGGAGAGGGAAAGCTCCAGGGGAAACGTCTCCCCATTGGCGCGCATGCCGTAAAGCTCCACCTTTTGACCGATCACCGCCCAGGCCCCCCCCTCACGCACCCGCTGAACCCCGTTATTGTGGGCCTCCCGATACCCCTCAGGCATCAACTTTTGCACGGGTTGGCCGGTGATTTCCCGGAGGGTATAACCGAATATTCTTTCCGCCCCCCCATTCCAGGTGATGATATTTCCCCACTGATCGGCGGTAATGATGGCGTCGGAAGCGGATTCAGTGATGGAGCGATATTTCTGTTCACTGGCCTGGAGGGCTTCTTCCACCAACCGCCTTTTTTGCGCCTGGGCTCTCAGTTGCCAGTTGGTGGATTCCAGAGAGGCGAGGGCATCCTCCATGGTTTTGAGCATCTGCTTGCGCTCAGTGATATCCCGGAGGGAGGCGTGAAGATATTTTTCACCATCACGGCTCACCTGGGTAAGGGCAATTTCGGTGGCGACCTCCTCCCCATCGGCTCTGAGAACGGAAAATTCCACGCGATGCTCAAACAGAGCGCTTTCACCGGTGGCCAGATAACGCGCAAAACCCTGTCGATAGCGTTCCCGCAACGCCTGGGGAACCAACACCTCAACCACCTCCTGTCCGATCACCTCCTGAGCGACAAATCCGAACAACGCCTCCGCAGCGGGATTGAATGCCCTGATCCGCCCCTGGGAGTCGGCAATGACCAAAGCTTCCAGACTCGCTTCAAAAAAATCCGGATAGGGAATCCCCGAGCTATTGATAACAGACTGAGAGTGACTGGCAGGGGGGCGCTGTTGAAACTGCCGGTAGACCAACCAGCCGCCAACTGCAAACACCAGGAGAAGAAAAACAGGTCCGAACATAAGAATTATCAATCATTTCCATTGTAAAATCATACGTTAAAAAAACGGAGAAACAATCCCCCCTACCCCATTTTGGAGGCCACTGATTCACAACGGCTTCCTTGGCGCAAAACTGAGTATAATGTCAAAAAAGAAGCTTGCTGGATAATTCAAATTTTCTCTTGTTAATAAACTATATTTATCCACCCCCAAACAACAATCATCCCCAAGAAATAAACCAACCTGACCACCCCCCCTTCTCCTCTCCCTCCCCATCCAAACCAGGGGCGATACCCATTTCAGGGTCCGGGTGCATCTGGAGTTGGGCAAATTTCATGATCGATTGTCCCAAACGGAGCAAGCTTACGAACACTTTGTCAAAGGCAACACTCTCCGGCAGGCAGAACAACAAAACCTGCAACGCCTTAAAGAGCAATTTACCCAATCCCTACAGGCAAAAAAACGCTATTCTTCCCCCCAATGGGTCCGCTCCTGGCAGCCCGACCCCACCCCCCCACCGCCCCCGACCCGATCTTTCTGGTCGCCTTTCCCCGCTCCGGCACCACCCTGCTGGATCAAATTCTCGGCAGCCATCCAAGATTGCAGGTGATGGAGGAAAAACCGCCCCTGGGCACTGTCCAACAAACCATCGAAGGGATGGATGATGACGATGGAAAAGCCCTGGCTGCCTTGACCCCCACCGATCTCCAGCGGTTACGAAAAATCTATCACCAGGAGGTGGATCGACACCTGACCCGAAATCAAGAGAGCCTGTTGGTGGATAAGTTTCCTCTCAATATCAATCATTTCACACTGATCAAACGCCTCTTCCCCAACAGCCGCATCATTCTGGCTCTGCGTCACCCCTGTGATGTGGTGCTGAGCAACTTGATACAAAACTATCGGACCAACAAAGCCACCCCCTTTTTTTCAATCTGGAAGATGCGACTTATCTCTATCAGGAGGTGATGGGATTGTGGCTACAGCAAGTCCAACTTTTCCCCCCACCCACCATCGCGTCAAGTATGAATCCCTGGTGACCGACTTTCCGGGAGAGGTGGCCAAATTGTTGGATTTCCTGGGTCTCGATTGGGATGAGCGGGTGTTGAAATACCATCAACACGCCCCAAAAAGGGAGATCATCACCACTCACAGCTATCAGAGTGTGGCGGAACCCATCTATCAACGGGCCAAATATCGCTGGAAGCGCTATGAGACCCAGCTTGAGCCGTTCCTGCCGAAGCTGACCCCGTTTATCGAAGCGTTCGGTTATGAGGTGGATGCATGAATGGCGTTGGAGGATGTTACAAAGTTCGGAAGGATCCGAGAGGGACTGGAAAAGGCTGGGCAGCCTGACTATCTTGAGATGATTGATAGATACCTCCCCAAGGCTCACTTTTCTTCCCGTGATGGAACCCTGAAGAGAGAGAGGCGATTGACGGCGACCGCGATATCAGCCAGCTCCGCCTCCGGGGGAACGGGAATCTGTTCTCCAGGTTGATCGGTACGGTCCGAAAGACGCACCACCTCCCCGCTCAACTGGGCCAAGGGCTGAAACAGAAAATGGCTCAAAAGCAGATATCCCACCAGCACCACCCCCATCAAGGCACAGAAAAACAGCCCCGATAGCCGCCAGGCATTCCAGGTGGCCCGATCATAAAGCCGTTTCAGGGGGATACGGATGGAGAGAAACAGCTCATCCCCCATCGTATCCCCTTCTGCGACCTGCAAAGCCGCCTCAAGCCGCTCTCCATCCTGGCCGGCATGACAACCACCACACTGGCTCTCCCCCAGAGCGCTGCGACCCATGAACAGCAGCATCTCCTCCCCATCGATGGCGGTCTGCTCCGAAACGGTTTCCAACTCGGGGTTTTCCCGAAGCCTGGCCATAAACAGCTCTTCCAGGGAGGTCGCCTTCTCTGAGCCAGGCAAAAACACCACCTGATCTCCCTGCAAAAAGTCGTGGATGCGGGCGTTGCGGCTAAAATGGTTGTTGATTTTTTCACTCGCCTCCAGGGGAGAGAGTTGGGGAGGCAGGATACGCTTGCGAGCTTTTTTGGAGAGGCGTTTGGCCTGAGCACCACGGAAGGGGCGTTGCCAGGCAAAATAGTGGAGGGTGGCCTGCTGTCGGTCCATCAGGAGTTGGGCGCTGTGACGGGCTTCGGCTTCGGCCTCCCGCTTAAGCTCCACATGCAACAGCGCCAGCACTACCAGCCAAACCAGAAATACCACCCCGGCCACGAAGAGGGAAACCCGCGTCGATATCCGGGAAAACACCCCTCCCCTACCTACTCCCGATTTAGCCAACAGGCTCAATGGTCATCCTTTCTCTGCCTTTGGGTTGCCCAGACCCCACTGGCTGATTGGCACCAGGCATGGGGGCAGATCCAAGCCCCCCGCAAAATAGACTACCTTTCGATCTCCATGATCACTTCCAGATCATTTTCCCGCGCTTCCATGTTGGTAAGCCCGGGTGCCGCGACGTGATCGATGGTCCAGTCACCCAACGCTTCCAAAACAGCCAGACCCAGGAAGGGGGGGGCCTCGCCGTCAGGGCTGATGAATACCGTCAAATCGTGGAGGGAGTTACCTCCCACCCGCATGGACCGCAGGCGAAAACGTTCACGAATTTCCCGATGGATATTGTCCGTTTTCTTCTTGTCACGATTCCCCGCACGCTCCCGGTTTTCCTTCAACGCCTCGGCATCCAAACCCGCCAGAGCTTCCCCAAAGCCATCCTCATCCTCCAAGAGGGTGGATTCCTCCGGCAGGGTGGAGGCCAGGTCCGGAAGCAGGGGTTTTTCATCGAACACCACCGGTGAAAGCATATCCTGCTCCCCAGCGGTGCCGGTAGCGACCAGGCTTTGGAAAAAGGAGCGGGGAATAGAGACAAAATTGACATGGGGATTGATGAGAAACCGCT includes the following:
- a CDS encoding PAS domain S-box protein, which gives rise to MFGPVFLLLVFAVGGWLVYRQFQQRPPASHSQSVINSSGIPYPDFFEASLEALVIADSQGRIRAFNPAAEALFGFVAQEVIGQEVVEVLVPQALRERYRQGFARYLATGESALFEHRVEFSVLRADGEEVATEIALTQVSRDGEKYLHASLRDITERKQMLKTMEDALASLESTNWQLRAQAQKRRLVEEALQASEQKYRSITESASDAIITADQWGNIITWNGGAERIFGYTLREITGQPVQKLMPEGYREAHNNGVQRVREGGAWAVIGQKVELYGMRANGETFPLELSLSSWKLEEETFFSAFIRDISDRKVLEDKNHRAFVFRIAISALLETGLETLPLEKQLHVALNIILTVPTLAVRTEGAVFLWDGQRQKLVLSSGRGLGEESLPSGGEMVLGGCGCGHGVKEGRITFINREGGSGGGRADHFGLAGNYYCVPIRSREKLLAVMFLAVADNHLRDSEEEAFLTTVAITLASLIERRGIEEHIRHLANYDSLTNLPNRKMFEDRLERDLARARRDRKDLALLFLDLDRFKAVNDTLGHDVGDRLLIQAASRIQGCLREVDTVARLGGDEFTVLLPGLSQREDAGQVAAKIIQQLTIPFDLEGNTCQIGSSIGISFYPMDGDNPQILLQKADMAMYAVKKKGRNDYCFFSKELQKYS
- a CDS encoding sulfotransferase, translated to MGPLLAARPHPPTAPDPIFLVAFPRSGTTLLDQILGSHPRLQVMEEKPPLGTVQQTIEGMDDDDGKALAALTPTDLQRLRKIYHQEVDRHLTRNQESLLVDKFPLNINHFTLIKRLFPNSRIILALRHPCDVVLSNLIQNYRTNKATPFFSIWKMRLISIRR
- a CDS encoding DUF3365 domain-containing protein, which translates into the protein MAKSGVGRGGVFSRISTRVSLFVAGVVFLVWLVVLALLHVELKREAEAEARHSAQLLMDRQQATLHYFAWQRPFRGAQAKRLSKKARKRILPPQLSPLEASEKINNHFSRNARIHDFLQGDQVVFLPGSEKATSLEELFMARLRENPELETVSEQTAIDGEEMLLFMGRSALGESQCGGCHAGQDGERLEAALQVAEGDTMGDELFLSIRIPLKRLYDRATWNAWRLSGLFFCALMGVVLVGYLLLSHFLFQPLAQLSGEVVRLSDRTDQPGEQIPVPPEAELADIAVAVNRLSLFRVPSREEK